A genomic segment from Ramlibacter agri encodes:
- the ybgF gene encoding tol-pal system protein YbgF: MNRPALAAAALAVASLFSAGAHAALFEDEEARRAILDLRQRVDQQRQSLGEDLRHANEDNASLRRSLLDLQQQIEALKAEIARLRGNDESLARDLSDLQRRQKDIAQGVDERLRKFEPVQVTVDGKEFAADPAEQRDFEAALASFRKGEFVGAQSAFADFVRKYPSSGYKPTALFWLGNAQYANRDYRGAIANFRALLQQAPDHPRAPEAVLSVANCQIELKDNASARRTLDDLVKAYPQSEAASAAKERLARLR, encoded by the coding sequence ATGAACCGTCCCGCCCTTGCCGCGGCCGCCCTGGCCGTCGCGTCCCTGTTCAGCGCCGGCGCCCACGCGGCGCTGTTCGAGGACGAAGAGGCGCGCCGCGCCATCCTGGACCTGCGCCAGCGCGTGGACCAGCAGCGCCAGTCGCTCGGCGAGGACCTGCGGCACGCCAACGAGGACAACGCCTCGCTGCGCCGCAGCCTGCTGGACCTGCAGCAGCAGATCGAAGCCCTGAAGGCCGAGATCGCGCGGCTGCGCGGCAACGACGAGTCGCTGGCCCGCGACCTGTCGGACCTGCAGCGCCGGCAGAAGGACATCGCGCAGGGCGTGGACGAGCGGCTGCGCAAGTTCGAGCCGGTGCAGGTGACGGTGGACGGCAAGGAGTTCGCGGCCGACCCCGCGGAGCAGCGCGACTTCGAAGCCGCGCTGGCGTCCTTCCGCAAGGGCGAGTTCGTCGGGGCGCAGAGCGCCTTCGCCGATTTCGTGCGCAAGTACCCGTCCTCGGGCTACAAGCCGACGGCGCTGTTCTGGCTGGGCAACGCGCAGTACGCGAACCGCGACTACCGCGGCGCCATCGCCAACTTCCGCGCGCTGCTGCAGCAGGCTCCGGACCACCCGCGTGCCCCCGAGGCCGTGCTGTCCGTCGCCAACTGCCAGATCGAGCTGAAGGACAACGCCAGCGCCCGCCGGACGCTGGACGACCTGGTGAAGGCGTATCCGCAGTCCGAGGCCGCAAGCGCGGCGAAGGAACGGCTGGCGCGGCTGCGCTAG
- a CDS encoding YeeE/YedE family protein: MAEVQALAAKVLLAAFFLSFLFGAIAQRTHFCTMGALADAYNMGDTMRLRQWALAAGIAILGFWALAAAGQIDPAKTLYSGSRWIWLSALTGGALFGAGMVLASGCGSKNLVRLGAGNLKSLVVFLVLGLSAFATLKGITGVLRVNTVDRVAFDFGAPALLPVGIASLGGISLHAAGLASALVLGGGLALWALAGRGFRTFDNLLAGIGVGLVIVAAWWVSAHLGYLAEHPETLEETFLATNSGRAEALSFVGPIAYTLDWLLFFSDKSKLLTIGIVSVAGVVTGSFASALLRRQFRWQGFAGTEDVANHLVGAFLMGVGGVTALGCSIGQGLSGLATLSATSFVAVAGIVLGALGGLRWQAWRVERMA, from the coding sequence ATGGCCGAAGTCCAAGCCCTGGCCGCCAAGGTTCTCCTGGCGGCCTTTTTCCTTTCCTTCCTGTTCGGCGCGATCGCGCAGCGCACCCATTTCTGCACCATGGGCGCGCTGGCCGACGCCTACAACATGGGCGACACCATGCGACTGCGCCAATGGGCGCTGGCCGCCGGCATCGCCATCCTCGGTTTCTGGGCGCTGGCGGCCGCGGGCCAGATCGACCCGGCCAAGACCCTCTACAGCGGCAGCCGCTGGATCTGGCTGTCGGCGCTGACCGGCGGCGCGCTGTTCGGCGCTGGCATGGTGCTGGCGTCTGGCTGCGGCAGCAAGAACCTGGTGCGCCTCGGGGCTGGCAACCTGAAGTCGCTGGTCGTCTTCCTCGTGCTGGGGCTGTCGGCCTTCGCCACGCTCAAGGGCATCACCGGCGTGCTTCGCGTCAACACGGTGGACCGGGTGGCGTTCGATTTCGGCGCCCCGGCGCTGCTGCCGGTGGGCATCGCCAGCCTCGGCGGCATCAGCCTGCACGCGGCCGGCCTCGCCAGCGCGCTGGTGCTGGGCGGCGGGCTCGCGCTGTGGGCATTGGCCGGGCGCGGCTTCCGGACCTTCGACAACCTGCTGGCGGGCATCGGCGTGGGCCTCGTCATCGTCGCGGCCTGGTGGGTGTCGGCCCATCTCGGCTACCTCGCCGAACACCCGGAGACGCTGGAGGAAACCTTCCTCGCCACCAACTCGGGGCGGGCCGAGGCGCTGAGCTTCGTCGGCCCCATCGCCTACACGCTGGACTGGCTCCTGTTCTTCAGCGACAAGAGCAAGCTGCTCACCATCGGCATCGTGTCGGTCGCCGGCGTGGTCACGGGTTCTTTTGCCAGCGCGCTGTTGCGCCGCCAGTTCCGCTGGCAAGGTTTCGCCGGCACCGAGGACGTGGCCAACCACCTGGTCGGCGCCTTCCTGATGGGCGTGGGAGGCGTGACGGCGCTGGGCTGCAGCATCGGCCAGGGCCTGAGCGGACTGGCTACGCTCAGCGCCACCAGCTTCGTCGCCGTCGCGGGTATCGTGCTCGGTGCGCTGGGCGGCTTGCGCTGGCAGGCCTGGCGAGTGGAGCGCATGGCATGA
- a CDS encoding tRNA threonylcarbamoyladenosine dehydratase, with product MTHLDEALDLQRRFGGLERLYGMDGAAAIRNAHVAVIGIGGVGSWAAEALARSGVGTLTLVDLDHVAESNINRQIHALDSTVGQAKVQAMRERIAQINPRCTVHAVEEFVEPSNWPQLLPVLPDAVIDACDQLKAKVAMAEWARRTRALFISCGAAGGKRLAHKVDVDDLSATTHDPLLAQLRYRLRKSHGAPKDGKKIGVNCVFSREAVAPPDPSCNLEGDGTLNCHGYGSVVSVTATFGQCAAGWVLDRIAA from the coding sequence ATGACCCACCTGGATGAAGCCCTCGACCTGCAGCGCCGCTTCGGCGGGCTGGAGCGCCTGTATGGCATGGACGGCGCCGCGGCGATCCGCAACGCCCACGTGGCCGTCATCGGCATCGGCGGCGTCGGCTCGTGGGCGGCCGAGGCGCTGGCGCGCAGCGGCGTCGGCACGCTGACGCTGGTCGACCTGGACCACGTGGCCGAGTCCAACATCAACCGCCAGATCCACGCGCTGGACAGCACGGTCGGCCAGGCCAAGGTGCAGGCCATGCGCGAGCGCATCGCGCAGATCAACCCGCGCTGCACGGTGCACGCGGTCGAGGAGTTCGTGGAGCCGTCGAACTGGCCGCAGCTGCTGCCGGTGCTGCCCGACGCGGTGATCGACGCCTGCGACCAGCTGAAGGCCAAGGTGGCGATGGCCGAGTGGGCGCGGCGCACGCGCGCGCTGTTCATCTCCTGCGGCGCGGCCGGCGGCAAGCGGCTCGCGCACAAGGTGGACGTTGACGACCTGTCCGCGACGACGCACGACCCTTTGCTGGCGCAACTCCGGTATCGCCTGCGCAAGTCCCATGGCGCGCCGAAGGACGGCAAGAAGATCGGCGTGAACTGCGTGTTCAGCCGCGAGGCCGTGGCGCCGCCGGACCCGTCGTGCAACCTCGAGGGCGATGGCACGCTCAACTGCCACGGCTACGGCTCGGTGGTCAGCGTCACCGCCACTTTCGGCCAATGCGCGGCCGGCTGGGTGCTCGATCGCATCGCGGCCTGA
- a CDS encoding LysM peptidoglycan-binding domain-containing protein: protein MARAEPAHGVLQKRRHIANVAVGWTATASVLVIAGWVLWLQMPAQRLHFAEPGRPLASAGLTPAPGRATGCHHTHIFQAGETLEAIAANEMGAEWHAQDIWVLNQPLLDRLRVEDKGLEPGQAIEVPAPCN from the coding sequence TTGGCGCGCGCCGAACCGGCGCATGGCGTGCTGCAAAAGCGCCGCCACATCGCGAACGTCGCCGTCGGCTGGACGGCCACTGCCTCGGTCCTCGTGATCGCGGGCTGGGTGCTCTGGCTGCAGATGCCGGCCCAGCGCCTGCACTTCGCCGAGCCGGGGCGGCCGCTGGCCAGCGCGGGCCTGACGCCGGCGCCCGGCCGCGCAACGGGCTGCCACCACACGCACATCTTCCAGGCTGGCGAGACGCTGGAAGCGATCGCGGCGAACGAAATGGGCGCCGAGTGGCATGCACAGGACATCTGGGTGCTGAACCAGCCGCTGCTCGATCGGCTGAGGGTGGAAGACAAGGGCCTCGAGCCTGGCCAGGCCATCGAAGTGCCGGCGCCCTGCAACTGA
- the recC gene encoding exodeoxyribonuclease V subunit gamma — protein sequence MRPEDEELSPGFMVVHGNHPESLRDLMLAWIAGHPLAPLEDEVVLVQSNGVAQWLKLSLAADRQDGGIGIAAALRTQLPSQFLWEAYRAVLGREAVPAASPFDKAQLVWRLLRLLPQRLAEPVFAPLARFLERDTDARKLHQLAERIADLFDQYQVYRADWLAEWAAGTDYIDTSRQGRLLVPREQMWQPQLWRALLKDVGAAGAASSRAEVHRRFLLAARDWTGERPAQLPRRVCVFGVSSLPQQALEVLAALARFTQVLLTVHNPCEHDWSHIVADQDLLRSARMRQQRRPGTRNEPDDEDVLHLQAQPLLAAWGKQGRDFIRLLDLHDERESYEPRFAAIGQRIDVFEREEPLTLLRQLQDDIRDLRPLAETRAQWPAVDASADRSIEFHVAHGPQREVEILHDQLLAAFAADPTLRPRDVIVMVPDIATYAAHVQAVFGLVDRKDPRHIPYALADRGQRQHDPLLVALEKLLALPTSRLAVSDVLDLLEVPALRERFGIEEHQLPLLHRWIAAARVRWGLHAQHRASLELPQGLEQNSWAFGLRRMLLGYAVGAGETWEGIAPMDEIGGLDAALLGPLVGLLNALEAHWQALAEPAPPAIWGERLRALLAGFFEAEDGSEEGFTLLRLEGALQEWLEACEQAALREPLPLAVVRDHWLARMEQGGLNQPFFGGGVTFASLMPMRAIPFRWIALLGMNDGDYPRSRVPMDFDLMGQDWRPGDRSRREDDRYLFLEALLSAREHLHVSWVGRSIRDNEARPPSVLLAQLRDHIAAGWRLAGDERGQAKAGRALVEALTVAHRLQPFHPSYFDGNLPGLFSYAGEWRASLATPKAAAEDPAALPPQPRDAPLTVRTLASFVKDPVRGFFHERLGIRFRDDDPVGEDQEPFALNALENWQLQDALIQAQKAAVDAGVEREPALQAQLDRLVAQGELPLGHFAAGAQQQLAEPMARLFTEYQRQLRAWPRVLPDEPLDYLPHGASSTLRLDDWLSGLRAGEDGSRARLLLESSGVVKEGKWRHDKLLPHWVAHLAGHVKGEPLTTVVLSKAGTAWLKPLDLAHARACWDQLLRAWDEGLRRPLPFAVLPASAWMKGEDREAARACYEDHDPDNGKFAERQRNAHLGRAFTDFEALWAAGEFAQWTDALLKPMADALGTPPKEGGAA from the coding sequence GTGAGGCCAGAAGACGAAGAACTCAGCCCCGGTTTCATGGTGGTCCATGGCAACCACCCCGAATCCCTGCGGGACCTGATGCTGGCCTGGATCGCCGGCCATCCGCTGGCCCCCCTGGAAGACGAGGTGGTGCTGGTGCAGAGCAACGGCGTCGCCCAGTGGCTGAAGCTGTCGCTGGCGGCGGACCGCCAGGATGGCGGCATCGGCATTGCCGCTGCCTTGCGCACCCAGCTGCCTTCTCAATTCCTCTGGGAAGCCTACCGCGCCGTGCTCGGGCGCGAAGCCGTGCCGGCCGCCTCGCCCTTCGACAAGGCGCAGCTGGTGTGGCGCCTGCTGCGCCTGCTGCCGCAGCGCCTGGCCGAGCCGGTGTTCGCGCCGCTCGCGCGCTTCCTCGAACGCGACACCGACGCGCGCAAGCTGCACCAGCTGGCCGAGCGCATCGCCGACCTGTTCGACCAGTACCAGGTGTACCGGGCCGACTGGCTGGCCGAATGGGCCGCGGGCACCGACTACATCGACACCAGCCGCCAGGGCCGCCTGCTGGTGCCGCGCGAGCAGATGTGGCAGCCGCAGCTGTGGCGCGCGCTGCTGAAGGACGTGGGCGCCGCTGGCGCGGCCAGCAGCCGCGCCGAGGTCCACCGCCGCTTCCTCCTCGCCGCGCGGGACTGGACGGGCGAACGGCCCGCGCAGTTGCCGCGCCGCGTCTGCGTGTTCGGCGTGTCCTCGCTGCCGCAGCAGGCGCTGGAAGTGCTGGCGGCGCTGGCCCGCTTCACGCAGGTGCTGCTGACCGTGCACAACCCCTGCGAGCACGACTGGTCGCACATCGTGGCCGACCAGGACCTGCTGCGCAGCGCGCGCATGCGGCAGCAGCGCCGGCCCGGCACTCGCAACGAGCCGGACGACGAGGACGTGCTGCATCTGCAGGCGCAGCCGCTGCTGGCGGCCTGGGGCAAGCAGGGCCGCGACTTCATCCGCCTGCTGGACCTGCACGACGAGCGCGAAAGCTACGAGCCGCGCTTCGCCGCCATCGGCCAGCGCATCGACGTGTTCGAGCGCGAGGAACCTCTGACCTTGCTGCGCCAGCTGCAGGACGACATCCGCGACCTGCGGCCGCTGGCCGAGACGCGCGCGCAGTGGCCGGCGGTGGACGCGAGCGCGGACCGTTCGATCGAATTCCACGTCGCCCACGGGCCGCAGCGCGAGGTCGAGATCCTGCACGACCAGCTGCTCGCTGCCTTCGCCGCCGATCCCACGCTGCGTCCGCGCGACGTCATCGTGATGGTGCCGGACATCGCGACCTATGCGGCGCACGTGCAGGCCGTGTTCGGGCTGGTGGACCGCAAGGACCCGCGCCACATTCCTTACGCGCTGGCCGACCGCGGCCAGCGGCAGCACGATCCGCTGCTGGTCGCCCTGGAAAAGCTGCTCGCGCTGCCGACGTCGCGGCTGGCCGTGAGCGACGTGCTGGACCTGCTGGAGGTGCCCGCGCTGCGCGAGCGCTTCGGCATCGAGGAGCACCAGCTGCCGCTGCTGCATCGCTGGATCGCGGCGGCGCGCGTGCGCTGGGGCCTGCATGCGCAGCACCGGGCCAGCCTCGAGCTGCCGCAGGGCCTGGAACAGAACAGCTGGGCCTTCGGCCTGCGCCGCATGCTGCTTGGCTATGCAGTGGGCGCGGGGGAGACCTGGGAAGGCATCGCGCCGATGGACGAAATCGGCGGCCTGGACGCGGCGCTGCTCGGGCCGCTGGTAGGCCTGCTCAATGCGCTGGAGGCGCACTGGCAGGCCCTGGCCGAGCCGGCGCCGCCTGCCATCTGGGGCGAACGCCTGCGCGCGCTGCTGGCCGGCTTCTTCGAGGCTGAGGATGGCAGCGAAGAGGGCTTCACCCTGCTGCGGCTGGAAGGCGCGCTGCAGGAATGGCTGGAGGCCTGCGAGCAGGCCGCGCTGCGCGAGCCGCTGCCGCTGGCCGTGGTCCGCGACCATTGGCTGGCGCGCATGGAGCAGGGCGGGCTGAACCAGCCTTTCTTCGGCGGTGGCGTCACCTTCGCCTCGCTGATGCCCATGCGCGCCATCCCCTTCCGCTGGATCGCGCTGCTCGGGATGAACGACGGCGACTACCCGCGCAGCCGCGTGCCCATGGACTTCGACCTGATGGGGCAGGACTGGCGGCCCGGCGACCGCTCGCGGCGCGAGGACGACCGCTACCTGTTCCTGGAGGCGCTGCTGTCGGCCCGCGAACACCTGCACGTGAGCTGGGTGGGCCGCAGCATCCGCGACAACGAGGCGCGTCCGCCCTCGGTGCTGCTGGCACAGCTGCGCGACCACATCGCGGCCGGCTGGCGGCTCGCCGGCGACGAGCGCGGGCAGGCGAAGGCCGGCCGTGCGCTGGTCGAGGCATTGACGGTGGCGCATCGGCTGCAGCCTTTCCATCCGTCCTATTTCGACGGCAACCTGCCGGGGCTCTTCAGCTATGCGGGCGAGTGGCGCGCGAGCCTTGCCACGCCGAAGGCCGCCGCGGAAGATCCCGCCGCACTGCCGCCGCAGCCGCGCGACGCGCCGCTGACGGTGCGCACGCTGGCGAGCTTCGTGAAGGACCCGGTGCGCGGCTTCTTCCACGAGCGCCTGGGCATCCGCTTCCGGGACGACGATCCCGTCGGCGAGGACCAGGAGCCGTTCGCGCTGAACGCGCTGGAGAACTGGCAATTGCAGGACGCGCTGATCCAGGCCCAGAAGGCGGCAGTCGATGCCGGCGTCGAGCGCGAACCGGCCTTGCAGGCGCAGCTGGATCGGCTGGTCGCGCAGGGCGAGCTCCCGCTGGGCCACTTCGCCGCCGGTGCGCAGCAGCAGTTGGCCGAGCCGATGGCCAGGCTGTTCACCGAGTACCAGCGCCAATTGCGGGCGTGGCCGCGGGTGTTGCCCGACGAACCGCTCGACTACTTGCCGCACGGGGCGTCATCGACGCTGCGGCTGGACGACTGGCTGTCCGGCCTGCGCGCCGGCGAAGACGGTTCGCGCGCCCGCCTGCTGCTGGAAAGCAGCGGCGTGGTGAAGGAAGGCAAGTGGCGCCACGACAAGTTGCTGCCCCACTGGGTGGCGCACCTGGCCGGCCACGTGAAAGGGGAGCCCTTGACGACGGTGGTCCTGAGCAAGGCCGGCACGGCCTGGCTGAAGCCGCTGGACCTCGCGCATGCGCGCGCCTGCTGGGACCAGCTGCTGCGCGCCTGGGACGAAGGCCTGCGGCGGCCCTTGCCCTTCGCCGTGCTGCCGGCCAGCGCCTGGATGAAGGGCGAAGACCGCGAAGCGGCGCGTGCCTGCTACGAGGACCACGATCCCGACAACGGCAAGTTCGCCGAGCGGCAGCGCAACGCGCATCTCGGGCGCGCCTTCACCGATTTCGAGGCCTTGTGGGCCGCCGGCGAGTTCGCGCAATGGACCGATGCCTTGCTGAAGCCGATGGCCGACGCTCTGGGCACGCCGCCGAAGGAAGGAGGCGCGGCATGA
- the recB gene encoding exodeoxyribonuclease V subunit beta, producing the protein MSVPSILEPLAFPLRGSALIEASAGTGKTFTIAALYLRLVLGHGGAAAFPQALVPPQILVVTFTEAATKELRDRIRARLAEAADLFLEEPTSEACEPNGELLHDLRASYPPAEWPRCARTLRLAAEWMDEAAVSTIHGWCYRMLREHAFDSGSLFTQALEAQQDELFEEAVRDYWRSYFYPLEAEDVAKLAKRWTAPTPDSESGSRQKKDLANIVRKLLEQRAHLPAGEEPAQALAAARAERTAKLREYKAPWKQWADQLEGLLDAACAAKQVNGTKFKSSHYKPWFARLRTWAADDALAELDLGKGWARLTPQGLAEVWKAGQPPDHPALDDLRTLRERLQSLPTGEADVLCHATHWIAARLALEQERRAEMGFNDLLTRLDAALQGPNGARLANVIRTQFPVALIDEFQDTDPLQYRIFDAVYGVARNAQDGAVVLIGDPKQAIYAFRGADIHTYLAARRDTEGRHATLGTNFRSTQDMVAAVNQFFGQAEERAAGKGAFLFRKEGDNPLPFVRVGAQGRKQRWVVEGAPAPALTCWVQDEGGAPANNAYVQSMAGAAAGEIVRLLKLGQDRKAGFEHDGVLKPLQPGDIAVLVNTGREARAVRQALAALGVRSVYLSDQDSVFASAVAADLQRLLQGCAEPEDDRVLRAALGTGLLGLSWSALDRLNQDDLHWEARVLQFRAYREQWRTQGVLPMLRRLLNDFEVPRRLLAAADERALTDVLHLAELLQEASALLDGEHALVRYLAEQRAEGNNAGEARLVRLESDAELLKVVTVHKSKGLEYPLVFLPFACACRPAKDTDLPLKWHDAEGRLQLALQAQSGLLPLVDEERLGEDLRKLYVALTRARYATWIGLAPVRDFERTAVGYLLAGAAPVAAGTLEDVVRASLGEGDAIAIAPAPAAGDEPYVASLAQTVLAPEPPLPAGPREPWWIASYSGLRIAPGAALEEGTAPVAEAVVPESATEATYRESLDDASDDVPADVAAEPGTLHDFPRGPSPGSFLHGLLEWAGREGFARVATSSAERDALIARRCQARGWQAWTVPLQQWLARWLATPLELSALTPGARVSPAQMRSVQVEMEFWFAASRVDTQKLDALVRRHVLPGAPRPALQPNQLNGMLKGFIDLVFAHEGRYYVADYKSNRLGAMEADYTPAAMRAEVLKHRYELQYTLYLFALHRLLRSRIPDYDYERDVGGAVYLFLRGHAAPGGGLHLERPGVALMDALDRLFSGAEVAA; encoded by the coding sequence ATGAGTGTCCCCTCCATCCTGGAACCGCTGGCTTTCCCCCTGCGCGGCAGCGCGCTGATCGAGGCCAGTGCCGGCACCGGCAAGACTTTCACGATCGCGGCGCTGTACCTGCGCCTGGTGCTGGGGCACGGCGGCGCGGCCGCCTTCCCGCAGGCGCTGGTGCCGCCGCAGATCCTGGTGGTGACCTTCACCGAGGCCGCCACCAAGGAGTTGCGTGACCGCATCCGCGCGCGCCTGGCCGAAGCGGCGGACCTGTTCCTCGAAGAGCCGACCAGCGAAGCCTGCGAGCCGAACGGCGAACTGCTGCACGACCTGCGCGCGAGCTATCCGCCCGCGGAGTGGCCACGCTGCGCCCGCACGCTGCGCCTGGCCGCCGAGTGGATGGACGAGGCGGCCGTCTCCACCATCCACGGCTGGTGCTACCGCATGCTGCGCGAGCACGCGTTCGACAGCGGCAGCCTGTTCACGCAGGCGCTGGAGGCGCAGCAGGACGAACTGTTCGAGGAAGCGGTGCGCGACTACTGGCGCAGCTACTTCTATCCGCTGGAGGCGGAGGACGTGGCGAAGCTGGCCAAGCGCTGGACAGCGCCGACGCCGGATTCGGAGTCCGGCAGCCGGCAGAAAAAGGACCTGGCGAACATCGTGCGCAAGCTGCTGGAGCAGCGCGCCCACCTGCCCGCCGGCGAGGAGCCGGCGCAGGCGCTGGCTGCCGCGCGCGCCGAGCGCACCGCGAAGCTGCGCGAGTACAAGGCGCCGTGGAAGCAGTGGGCAGACCAGCTGGAAGGCCTGCTGGACGCCGCCTGCGCGGCCAAGCAGGTGAACGGCACCAAGTTCAAGTCCAGCCACTACAAGCCCTGGTTCGCGCGCCTGCGAACCTGGGCCGCGGACGACGCATTGGCGGAGCTGGATCTCGGCAAGGGCTGGGCCCGCCTCACGCCGCAAGGCCTGGCCGAGGTCTGGAAGGCGGGCCAGCCGCCGGACCATCCGGCGCTGGACGATCTGCGCACCCTGCGCGAGCGCCTGCAGTCGCTGCCCACCGGCGAGGCCGACGTGCTATGCCACGCGACCCACTGGATTGCGGCGCGCCTCGCGCTGGAGCAGGAGCGGCGCGCCGAGATGGGCTTCAACGACCTGCTGACGCGGCTCGACGCGGCGCTGCAGGGGCCGAACGGCGCGCGGCTCGCGAACGTGATCCGCACCCAGTTCCCGGTGGCGCTGATCGACGAGTTCCAGGACACCGACCCGCTGCAGTACCGCATCTTCGACGCGGTCTATGGCGTGGCGCGCAACGCGCAGGACGGCGCGGTGGTGCTGATCGGCGACCCCAAGCAGGCGATCTACGCCTTCCGCGGCGCCGATATCCACACCTACCTTGCGGCGCGGCGCGACACCGAGGGGAGGCACGCGACCCTGGGCACCAATTTCCGCTCGACGCAGGACATGGTTGCCGCGGTGAACCAGTTCTTCGGCCAGGCCGAGGAGCGGGCCGCCGGCAAGGGCGCCTTCCTGTTCCGGAAGGAAGGCGACAACCCGCTGCCCTTCGTGCGGGTCGGCGCGCAGGGCCGCAAGCAGCGCTGGGTGGTGGAAGGCGCGCCCGCGCCCGCGCTCACCTGCTGGGTGCAGGACGAGGGCGGCGCGCCGGCGAACAACGCCTACGTGCAGTCCATGGCCGGCGCCGCTGCTGGCGAGATCGTGCGCCTGCTGAAGCTGGGGCAGGACAGGAAGGCCGGATTCGAGCACGACGGCGTGCTGAAGCCGCTGCAGCCGGGCGACATCGCGGTGCTGGTGAACACCGGCCGCGAGGCGCGTGCCGTGCGGCAGGCGCTGGCGGCGCTGGGCGTTCGCAGCGTCTACCTGTCCGACCAGGACTCGGTGTTCGCGAGCGCCGTGGCCGCCGACCTGCAGCGCCTGCTGCAAGGCTGCGCCGAGCCGGAAGACGACCGCGTGCTGCGGGCCGCCCTCGGCACCGGGCTGCTGGGGCTGTCCTGGTCCGCGCTGGATCGCCTGAACCAGGACGACTTGCACTGGGAGGCGCGGGTGCTGCAGTTCCGCGCCTATCGCGAGCAATGGCGCACGCAGGGCGTGCTGCCCATGCTGCGCCGCCTGTTGAACGACTTCGAGGTGCCGCGCCGGCTGCTCGCCGCCGCCGACGAACGCGCGCTGACCGACGTGCTGCACCTGGCCGAACTGCTGCAGGAAGCCAGCGCGCTGCTCGATGGCGAACATGCGCTGGTGCGCTACCTGGCGGAGCAGCGCGCCGAAGGCAATAACGCCGGCGAAGCACGGCTCGTGCGGCTGGAAAGCGACGCCGAGCTGCTGAAGGTGGTGACGGTGCACAAGTCCAAGGGCCTGGAATACCCGCTGGTGTTCCTGCCCTTCGCCTGCGCCTGCCGCCCGGCGAAGGACACCGACCTGCCGCTGAAGTGGCATGACGCCGAAGGCCGCTTGCAACTGGCGCTGCAGGCGCAGTCCGGCCTGCTGCCGCTGGTGGACGAAGAGCGCCTGGGCGAGGACCTGCGCAAGCTGTACGTGGCGCTCACGCGGGCCCGCTATGCCACCTGGATCGGGCTGGCTCCGGTGCGCGATTTCGAGCGCACCGCCGTCGGCTACCTGCTGGCCGGCGCTGCGCCGGTGGCGGCAGGGACGCTGGAGGACGTCGTCCGCGCGTCGCTGGGCGAGGGCGATGCGATCGCCATCGCTCCGGCGCCCGCAGCGGGCGATGAGCCTTACGTCGCGAGCCTGGCGCAAACGGTGCTCGCGCCCGAGCCGCCGCTGCCGGCCGGCCCGCGCGAGCCCTGGTGGATCGCGAGCTATTCGGGCCTGCGCATCGCGCCGGGTGCCGCCCTGGAAGAGGGCACGGCACCGGTCGCGGAAGCCGTCGTGCCCGAGAGCGCCACCGAGGCGACCTATCGCGAAAGCCTGGACGACGCCAGCGACGACGTGCCGGCCGACGTGGCCGCCGAGCCCGGCACCCTGCACGACTTCCCGCGCGGACCCAGCCCCGGCAGCTTCCTGCACGGACTGCTGGAGTGGGCCGGCCGCGAAGGCTTTGCGCGCGTCGCCACCTCGTCCGCCGAGCGCGACGCGCTGATCGCGCGCCGCTGCCAGGCGCGCGGCTGGCAGGCCTGGACCGTGCCGCTGCAGCAGTGGCTGGCGCGCTGGCTGGCGACGCCGCTGGAGCTGTCGGCCCTGACGCCGGGAGCACGCGTGAGCCCGGCGCAGATGCGCTCGGTGCAGGTCGAGATGGAGTTCTGGTTCGCGGCCTCGCGCGTGGACACGCAGAAGCTGGACGCGCTGGTGCGCCGCCACGTGCTGCCCGGCGCGCCGCGGCCGGCGCTGCAGCCCAACCAGCTGAATGGCATGCTCAAGGGCTTCATCGACCTGGTGTTCGCGCACGAGGGCCGCTACTACGTGGCCGACTACAAGTCCAACCGCCTCGGCGCGATGGAGGCCGACTACACGCCGGCGGCGATGCGCGCCGAAGTGCTCAAGCACCGCTATGAATTGCAGTACACGCTGTACCTGTTCGCGCTGCACCGGCTGCTGCGCTCGCGCATTCCGGACTACGACTACGAGCGCGACGTGGGCGGCGCCGTCTACCTGTTCCTGCGCGGGCATGCGGCGCCCGGTGGCGGCCTGCACCTGGAGCGGCCGGGCGTGGCGCTGATGGATGCGCTCGATCGCCTGTTCAGCGGCGCGGAGGTTGCGGCATGA